In Dasania marina DSM 21967, one genomic interval encodes:
- the secD gene encoding protein translocase subunit SecD, which translates to MLNTYPLWKYLLIAFVVSVGFFYAAPNLYVPDPAVQISGDSSTTLIDDKALSRVTLALQEADIAYFGEEIGDNAKNALIRLQHRDDQLHAQSVIQRALGDGYVVALNLATTTPDWLSSWGAEPMKLGLDLSGGVHFLLEVDTQAALAKRMEIYNAGIKRQLREEKIRGFVSLDKQGGFIVGKFKTEELRQQASKKIRSEYPELVREDNNSDNSFQLRWMISESKIKEITDYAVSQNLTTLRNRVNELGVSEPLVQRQGSNRIVVELPGVQDTAEAKRILGKTANLEFRLEAKLSASSATREEFEYRDQGRGTAWLERNAVITGERVANASAGFDPQTSQPEVNITLDSEGGSMMHRVTRNNIKRRLGVLFLERKSRTRYEMNEAGEEVIVKIPYDEKRIISLATIQSALGVRFRITGLDSPAEAAELALLLRAGALAAPMDFVEERTVGPSLGAENIQQGLMSVQIGLALVAAFMMIYYRLFGVIAVLGLAVNLILLVALMSLMSATLTLPGIAGVVLTVGMAVDANVLIFARIKEELKNGMPPQQAINSGYGRAFVTIMDANLTTLLVAVILYAVGTGPVRGFAVTLSLGIITSMFTAIIGSRALVNLIHGGRKVSKLSI; encoded by the coding sequence ATGCTAAATACATACCCTCTTTGGAAATACCTGCTGATAGCGTTTGTTGTCAGCGTGGGTTTCTTTTATGCCGCACCCAATCTATATGTCCCCGACCCGGCGGTGCAAATATCCGGTGACAGTAGTACCACCTTAATCGATGACAAGGCGCTAAGCCGTGTCACGCTAGCCCTGCAAGAGGCTGATATCGCTTATTTTGGTGAAGAGATAGGCGATAATGCCAAAAACGCCTTAATTCGTTTACAGCATAGGGATGATCAATTGCACGCCCAGAGCGTGATACAGCGCGCCTTGGGTGACGGCTATGTGGTGGCCTTAAATCTGGCCACCACTACCCCCGACTGGTTAAGCAGCTGGGGCGCAGAGCCTATGAAATTGGGCTTGGACTTAAGCGGCGGGGTACACTTTTTATTAGAAGTGGATACCCAAGCGGCGCTGGCTAAGCGCATGGAAATTTATAATGCCGGTATTAAGCGGCAGCTGCGGGAAGAAAAGATTCGCGGCTTTGTAAGCTTAGATAAGCAGGGCGGATTTATTGTCGGTAAATTTAAAACCGAAGAGTTACGTCAGCAAGCCAGTAAAAAAATTCGCAGCGAATACCCCGAGTTAGTGCGCGAAGATAATAATAGTGACAACAGCTTTCAATTGCGTTGGATGATTTCCGAATCCAAAATCAAAGAGATTACAGACTACGCCGTAAGCCAAAACTTAACCACGCTGCGCAACCGCGTTAACGAATTGGGCGTGTCAGAGCCGTTGGTACAGCGTCAAGGTAGCAACCGTATTGTGGTGGAATTACCTGGCGTGCAAGACACCGCCGAAGCTAAGCGTATACTGGGTAAAACGGCTAACTTGGAGTTTCGCTTAGAAGCTAAACTCAGTGCCAGCAGCGCCACCCGCGAAGAATTCGAATACCGCGATCAAGGCCGCGGCACGGCCTGGCTAGAGCGTAATGCAGTGATTACTGGTGAGCGCGTAGCCAATGCCTCCGCCGGGTTTGATCCGCAAACCAGCCAGCCGGAAGTCAATATCACCTTAGATAGCGAAGGCGGTAGCATGATGCACCGCGTTACTCGCAACAATATCAAGCGTCGTTTGGGTGTGTTGTTTTTAGAGCGCAAAAGCCGCACCCGCTATGAGATGAACGAAGCTGGCGAAGAAGTCATAGTAAAAATACCCTATGACGAAAAACGTATTATTAGCTTGGCCACCATACAATCTGCGCTGGGCGTACGCTTTCGCATTACCGGTTTAGATAGCCCCGCTGAAGCTGCCGAGTTGGCATTGTTATTACGCGCCGGTGCCTTAGCCGCGCCTATGGACTTTGTTGAAGAGCGCACGGTAGGGCCATCACTGGGTGCCGAGAATATTCAGCAGGGCTTAATGTCGGTACAGATAGGCCTAGCCTTAGTGGCGGCCTTTATGATGATTTACTATCGCTTATTTGGTGTTATTGCGGTGCTGGGCTTGGCGGTTAACTTGATATTGTTAGTGGCCCTAATGTCGTTGATGTCGGCTACTTTAACCCTGCCGGGTATAGCGGGTGTGGTATTAACTGTGGGTATGGCGGTGGACGCCAACGTGTTAATTTTTGCCCGTATTAAAGAAGAGTTAAAGAATGGCATGCCGCCACAACAGGCGATTAACTCCGGTTATGGGCGCGCCTTTGTCACTATTATGGATGCCAACCTCACCACTTTATTGGTGGCGGTCATACTATACGCTGTGGGCACCGGCCCGGTACGCGGCTTCGCGGTGACTTTATCGCTGGGTATTATCACTTCAATGTTTACCGCTATCATCGGTTCTAGAGCATTGGTTAATTTAATTCACGGCGGTCGCAAAGTTAGCAAACTGTCCATATAG
- the purL gene encoding phosphoribosylformylglycinamidine synthase, with product MLINRGAPALSEFRIEKLVAQLTKSIPGLEGIYAEFVHFSDLDGDLPKTKQKVLEKLLSYGPKAKAAEAEGLLFLVLPRPGTISPWSSKATDIAHNCGLKAVKRIERGIAFTIIGKKSLKSEQADLIKSLIHDRMVEAVYTKLDHAKVLFEHEQPAPMATVNMLKGGRKALVKANEELGLALADDEIDYLLESFKGLGRNPSDVELMMFAQANSEHCRHKIFNASWTINGKKQKHSLFSMIKNTNELGGENVLSAYSDNAAVVAGSKGGRFYPDPETYTYNYHHEDIHLLMKVETHNHPTAIAPFSGAGTGSGGEIRDEGAVGKGSKPKVGLTGFTVSNLHLPEFNQPWELNYGKPERIVSALDIMIEGPVGGAAFNNEFGRPNLCGYFRTYEETVNGPAGIERRGYHKPIMIAGGYGNIKAEHVIKTEFPAGCKLIALGGPAMQIGLGGGAASSMASGSSTEDLDFASVQRQNPEMERRCQEVIDRCWAMGENTPIAFIHDVGAGGLSNAFPELVKDGNRGGNFELRNVANDEPGMSPLAIWCNESQERYVLAVKPEDLATFEQICERERCPYAVVGEATDEKHLRVGDSHFENNPVDLPMSVLFGKAPKMHRMLDRIKVKGVKFNSRFVELEEAAERILKLPTVASKNFLITIGDRSITGMVARDQMVGPWQVPVADSAVTTVSYDSYAGETMAMGERTPMALINAPASGRMAVGEALTNIACSAIGDIKDIKLSANWMCAAGHPGEDEKLYDTVKAVGMELCPALGLTIPVGKDSMSMQTTWEAGNHTKTVTSPMSVVISAFSPVTDVRLSLTPQLRTDLGNSDLLLIDLGLGKNRLGASCLAQVYNQIGDSAADVDNPEHLKGFFNAMQKVLAKEWAIAYHDRSDGGLFTTLCEMAFAGHCGITIDIKALGEQDLAVLFNEELGAVLQVKRRSLKSVIKAFADQGLADAVKLIGEVNEDDQITISRGDNVLLSQPRSHYQQMWSEVSYRIQALRDNPECAEQEFALISEDNPGLSTQLSYDPNKDVAAKFLKKRNKPKVAILREQGVNGQMEMAAAFDKAGFTAVDVHMSDILSGRVTLDEFRGLAACGGFSYGDVLGAGEGWAKTILFNKRARDQFETFFHREDTFSLGVCNGCQMMSNLKSLIPGADHWPRFVRNSSEQFEARVALVEIQQSPSILLKGMAGSYMPVAIAHGEGRAEFSSDKQQQALAETDHVGMRYIDNHLQVTERYPANPNGSPEGISAVSSADGRVTIMMPHPERVFRAVQNSWQPDEWDEDGAWMRLFRNARVWVG from the coding sequence ATGCTGATAAACCGTGGCGCCCCAGCACTATCCGAGTTTCGTATCGAAAAGCTTGTTGCTCAACTCACAAAGTCCATTCCCGGCCTAGAAGGTATTTACGCAGAGTTCGTCCACTTTTCCGACCTAGACGGCGACCTACCTAAAACCAAACAAAAAGTTTTAGAGAAGCTGCTTAGCTACGGCCCCAAAGCTAAAGCGGCTGAGGCCGAAGGCCTATTATTTTTAGTGTTGCCACGCCCCGGTACTATTTCCCCCTGGTCCAGTAAGGCCACCGATATTGCTCACAACTGTGGTTTAAAAGCGGTGAAGCGTATAGAGCGCGGCATAGCCTTTACCATTATAGGCAAGAAGAGCTTAAAGTCTGAACAGGCAGATTTAATCAAATCACTGATACATGACCGCATGGTAGAGGCGGTATATACCAAGTTGGATCATGCTAAGGTTTTGTTTGAGCACGAACAGCCTGCGCCTATGGCCACCGTTAATATGCTTAAAGGCGGCCGCAAAGCATTGGTTAAAGCTAATGAAGAGTTGGGCCTAGCCTTGGCCGATGATGAAATTGATTACTTGCTTGAGAGCTTTAAAGGCTTGGGGCGCAACCCCAGCGATGTAGAGCTGATGATGTTTGCGCAAGCTAACTCCGAGCATTGCCGCCACAAAATTTTTAATGCCAGCTGGACGATTAACGGCAAGAAGCAAAAGCACTCGCTGTTTAGCATGATAAAAAACACCAACGAATTGGGCGGTGAAAATGTCTTGTCGGCTTACTCCGATAATGCCGCAGTGGTTGCCGGTAGCAAAGGCGGGCGTTTTTACCCCGACCCCGAAACCTATACTTACAACTACCACCACGAAGATATACACCTGTTAATGAAGGTGGAAACCCATAACCATCCCACAGCGATAGCCCCTTTCTCGGGCGCAGGTACTGGCTCTGGTGGTGAGATACGCGACGAAGGCGCGGTGGGAAAGGGCTCTAAGCCCAAGGTAGGCCTTACGGGTTTTACCGTGTCCAACCTACATCTTCCCGAGTTTAACCAGCCCTGGGAGCTGAATTACGGCAAACCTGAGCGTATCGTTTCGGCGCTGGATATTATGATAGAGGGTCCCGTCGGTGGCGCGGCCTTTAATAATGAGTTTGGCCGTCCCAACTTATGTGGTTACTTCCGTACCTATGAAGAAACCGTCAATGGCCCAGCCGGCATAGAGCGTCGCGGTTACCACAAGCCTATTATGATTGCCGGTGGTTACGGCAACATCAAAGCCGAACACGTGATAAAAACTGAATTCCCCGCCGGCTGTAAGTTGATTGCCCTAGGCGGCCCTGCCATGCAAATTGGTTTGGGCGGTGGTGCCGCTTCCAGCATGGCTTCGGGTAGCTCTACCGAAGATTTAGACTTTGCCTCGGTACAGCGTCAAAACCCAGAAATGGAGCGTCGCTGCCAAGAGGTGATAGATCGCTGCTGGGCTATGGGCGAGAACACGCCCATAGCTTTTATTCACGATGTCGGTGCCGGTGGATTATCTAACGCCTTCCCCGAGTTAGTTAAAGACGGCAATCGCGGCGGTAACTTTGAGTTGCGCAACGTAGCCAACGACGAACCGGGTATGTCGCCCCTAGCGATTTGGTGTAATGAATCGCAAGAGCGCTATGTGTTGGCGGTGAAGCCCGAAGACCTAGCGACCTTTGAACAAATTTGTGAGCGCGAGCGCTGCCCTTATGCGGTAGTGGGCGAGGCCACCGATGAGAAGCATCTACGGGTGGGCGATAGCCATTTCGAAAACAACCCGGTTGATTTACCCATGTCAGTACTGTTTGGCAAGGCACCGAAAATGCATCGCATGTTAGATCGCATTAAAGTAAAAGGGGTGAAGTTTAACAGCCGTTTTGTCGAACTAGAGGAGGCTGCCGAACGCATACTCAAGCTGCCTACTGTGGCCAGCAAAAACTTTTTGATTACCATCGGTGATCGCAGCATTACCGGCATGGTCGCCAGAGATCAAATGGTGGGCCCTTGGCAGGTGCCGGTAGCCGACAGCGCGGTGACTACGGTTTCCTATGATAGCTATGCCGGTGAAACCATGGCCATGGGTGAGCGTACCCCTATGGCGTTAATCAATGCGCCGGCCTCAGGCCGTATGGCAGTAGGCGAGGCGCTAACCAATATCGCCTGTAGTGCCATAGGTGATATTAAAGACATTAAATTATCCGCCAACTGGATGTGTGCCGCAGGCCACCCCGGTGAAGACGAAAAGCTGTATGACACCGTCAAAGCGGTAGGCATGGAGTTATGTCCGGCTTTGGGCCTGACTATCCCGGTAGGTAAAGACTCTATGTCTATGCAAACCACTTGGGAGGCGGGCAACCATACCAAGACGGTAACCTCGCCCATGTCAGTAGTGATTTCGGCGTTTAGCCCGGTTACCGATGTGCGGTTATCGCTTACCCCGCAATTGCGCACCGACCTCGGTAATAGTGATTTACTGTTAATCGACTTAGGCCTAGGTAAAAACCGTTTAGGGGCCAGCTGCTTAGCGCAGGTGTATAACCAAATTGGTGATAGCGCTGCTGATGTCGACAACCCCGAGCATTTAAAAGGGTTTTTCAATGCCATGCAAAAGGTGTTGGCTAAAGAGTGGGCCATCGCCTATCACGATAGATCTGACGGTGGCTTGTTTACCACGCTTTGTGAAATGGCCTTTGCTGGCCATTGCGGTATCACTATCGATATCAAGGCGCTGGGTGAGCAGGACTTAGCCGTGCTGTTTAACGAAGAGCTGGGCGCGGTATTGCAAGTGAAGCGCCGCAGCTTAAAAAGTGTAATCAAAGCCTTTGCCGATCAGGGCTTGGCCGATGCGGTTAAGCTTATCGGTGAGGTCAATGAAGACGATCAAATCACGATTAGCCGCGGTGATAACGTGCTGCTTAGCCAGCCCCGCAGCCACTACCAGCAAATGTGGTCTGAGGTTAGCTACCGTATACAGGCGCTACGCGATAACCCCGAGTGTGCTGAGCAAGAGTTTGCGTTAATCAGCGAGGATAACCCCGGCCTTTCTACCCAGCTTAGCTACGACCCCAATAAAGATGTGGCCGCTAAGTTCCTCAAAAAACGTAACAAGCCCAAAGTGGCGATACTGCGTGAGCAGGGCGTAAACGGCCAAATGGAAATGGCAGCGGCCTTTGATAAGGCCGGTTTTACTGCGGTAGATGTACACATGAGCGACATCTTATCGGGTCGTGTCACCCTAGATGAATTTAGAGGTTTAGCTGCCTGTGGTGGTTTCTCCTACGGTGATGTATTGGGGGCCGGTGAAGGCTGGGCCAAGACCATCTTGTTTAACAAGCGCGCCCGTGACCAGTTCGAAACTTTCTTCCACCGCGAAGACACCTTTAGCTTGGGGGTGTGTAATGGTTGCCAGATGATGTCCAACCTTAAGAGCCTTATCCCCGGTGCCGATCACTGGCCGCGTTTTGTACGCAATAGCTCTGAGCAATTTGAGGCGCGAGTGGCACTGGTTGAAATTCAACAATCACCCTCCATATTACTGAAGGGGATGGCTGGCTCGTATATGCCGGTAGCGATTGCTCACGGTGAGGGCCGCGCTGAGTTTAGCAGTGATAAGCAGCAGCAAGCCTTGGCCGAAACTGATCACGTAGGTATGCGTTATATCGATAACCACCTACAAGTCACCGAGCGTTACCCTGCCAACCCCAACGGTTCACCGGAAGGTATTAGTGCAGTTAGCAGCGCCGATGGCCGTGTCACTATCATGATGCCGCACCCCGAGCGCGTATTCCGCGCCGTGCAAAACTCGTGGCAGCCTGATGAGTGGGATGAAGACGGCGCTTGGATGCGTCTATTCCGCAATGCGCGGGTTTGGGTGGGCTAA